In Niallia sp. FSL W8-0635, one genomic interval encodes:
- the mutL gene encoding DNA mismatch repair endonuclease MutL yields the protein MAKIIQLDDALSNKIAAGEVVERPASVVKELVENSIDAKSTSIEIFIEEAGLQSIRILDNGLGIDEEDVLTAFSRHATSKIKDENDLFRIRTLGFRGEALPSIASVSQVTLTTSTGEKGTTIELKGGHLVKQEGAPGRRGTEIIVSDLFFNTPARLKYMKSIHTELGNITDIVNRLALAHPDISFRLVHNDRKLLHTNGNGDVRQVLASIYGLTIAKKMIPISASTLDFKLSGYMALPEITRASRNYISTMINGRFIKNYSLVRSIQEGYHTLLPIGRYPIVLLNVEMDPILVDVNVHPSKMEVRFSKEQELYELVSTTIKAAFKKKELIPAGLIREKKPAPKEEQAAFSFDTVREPAMPVSAPKPEPTFSIPTVEQEEKPTWNESIEEAPSSWQAGESGEDSTITDTTAFFFGEKGSNFISPTPVEEIEETWEEEEIADVVEGPRVPPLYPIGQMHGTYIFAQNERGLYIIDQHAAQERIKYEFFREKVGEVHNELQEMLIPLTLDYSLDEWMKIEENKAELEKVGVFLEPFGQQSYLVRSHPQWFPKGEEKETIEEMIEQVLSMRKVDIKLLREEAAIMMSCKGSIKANRHLRNDEIQSLLDELRTTSDPFTCPHGRPIIVHYSTYEMEKMFKRVM from the coding sequence ATGGCAAAGATTATTCAACTGGATGATGCACTCTCGAATAAAATTGCTGCAGGTGAAGTTGTTGAGCGGCCAGCCTCTGTTGTAAAAGAGTTAGTAGAAAATAGTATTGACGCAAAAAGTACTTCGATTGAAATTTTTATCGAAGAGGCTGGTTTGCAAAGCATCCGCATTCTTGATAATGGACTAGGAATTGACGAAGAGGATGTCTTAACTGCTTTTTCCAGACATGCGACTAGTAAAATTAAAGATGAAAATGACTTATTTCGAATTCGTACCCTTGGCTTCAGAGGAGAGGCACTACCGAGTATTGCCTCTGTCTCCCAAGTTACCTTAACAACTTCCACTGGGGAAAAGGGGACAACGATCGAACTCAAAGGCGGTCATTTAGTGAAACAGGAAGGCGCACCTGGAAGAAGAGGTACAGAGATTATTGTTAGCGATTTGTTCTTTAACACGCCAGCAAGATTGAAATATATGAAGTCAATTCATACAGAGCTTGGCAATATTACCGATATCGTCAATCGACTTGCCCTTGCGCATCCTGATATTAGCTTTCGCCTAGTTCATAATGATCGCAAGCTCCTTCATACGAATGGCAATGGGGATGTAAGACAAGTTCTTGCGAGCATTTATGGCTTAACTATTGCTAAAAAAATGATTCCAATTTCAGCAAGCACTCTTGATTTTAAATTAAGTGGCTATATGGCGCTACCAGAAATTACGCGAGCGTCACGTAACTATATTTCCACGATGATTAATGGACGCTTTATTAAAAACTATTCTCTTGTACGTAGTATTCAGGAAGGCTATCACACATTGCTGCCGATTGGAAGATATCCAATTGTTCTCTTAAATGTGGAAATGGATCCGATTCTAGTCGATGTCAATGTCCATCCATCGAAAATGGAAGTGCGCTTTAGTAAAGAACAAGAGCTGTATGAGCTTGTAAGTACTACTATTAAAGCAGCCTTTAAGAAAAAAGAGCTCATTCCAGCAGGACTAATTCGTGAGAAAAAGCCTGCACCAAAAGAAGAGCAAGCAGCATTTAGCTTTGACACGGTGCGTGAGCCAGCAATGCCAGTATCTGCTCCAAAACCAGAACCAACTTTTTCGATTCCAACAGTAGAGCAAGAGGAAAAGCCAACTTGGAACGAGTCAATAGAAGAAGCACCAAGTAGTTGGCAAGCTGGAGAAAGTGGAGAAGATTCAACAATAACAGATACCACAGCCTTTTTCTTTGGAGAGAAAGGAAGTAATTTCATTTCACCTACACCAGTAGAAGAGATAGAGGAAACTTGGGAAGAGGAAGAAATAGCCGACGTCGTGGAAGGTCCCAGAGTTCCACCCCTTTATCCAATTGGGCAAATGCACGGAACTTATATATTTGCACAAAACGAAAGAGGACTATATATCATTGACCAGCACGCAGCCCAAGAACGAATCAAATACGAATTTTTCCGGGAAAAAGTTGGAGAAGTGCATAATGAATTACAGGAAATGCTCATCCCATTAACATTAGATTATTCCCTTGATGAGTGGATGAAAATAGAAGAAAATAAAGCCGAATTAGAAAAAGTAGGCGTATTTCTCGAACCATTTGGCCAGCAAAGCTACCTAGTTCGCTCCCATCCACAATGGTTCCCAAAAGGAGAAGAAAAAGAAACAATCGAAGAAATGATCGAACAAGTTCTCTCCATGAGAAAAGTAGACATTAAACTATTAAGAGAAGAAGCAGCCATCATGATGAGCTGCAAAGGCTCCATTAAAGCCAACCGTCATTTAAGAAATGACGAGATTCAAAGTTTATTAGACGAACTTCGAACTACTTCCGATCCATTTACATGTCCGCATGGTAGACCGATAATTGTGCATTATTCTACTTATGAAATGGAGAAGATGTTTAAACGCGTGATGTAG
- the miaB gene encoding tRNA (N6-isopentenyl adenosine(37)-C2)-methylthiotransferase MiaB: protein MNEKQRLEGQKIESTNSSDKKSEKDYSKYFETVYKAPSLKDAKKRGKEEVRYEKDFSISEQFRGMGEGRKFYIRTYGCQMNEHDTEVMAGIFLALGYEATDTVDDANVILLNTCAIRENAENKVFGELGHLKHLKTEKPDLLIGVCGCMSQEESVVNKILKTYTQVDMIFGTHNIHRLPNILQEAYMSKEMVVEVWSKEGDVIENLPKVRNGKIKAWVNIMYGCDKFCTYCIVPYTRGKERSRRPEDIIQEVRQLAAQGYKEITLLGQNVNAYGKDFTDIDFRFGDLMEEMRKIDIPRVRFTTSHPRDFDDHLIEVLAKGGNLVEHIHLPVQSGSSDVLKIMARKYTREKYLELVRKMKAAIPNLTLTTDIIVGYPNETDEQFEETLSLYKEVGFEAAYTFIYSPREGTPAAKMKDNVPMEVKKERLQRLNALVNEYSANSMKGYHGQIVEVLVEGESKNNPEVLAGYTRKNKLVNFVGPKSAIGKLVSVKITDAKTWSLNGEMIEVLEAEAVEAN, encoded by the coding sequence ATGAACGAAAAACAACGTTTAGAAGGACAAAAAATTGAAAGCACTAATTCTTCGGACAAAAAATCCGAAAAGGATTACAGCAAATATTTCGAAACAGTATACAAAGCACCTTCTTTAAAAGATGCAAAAAAACGGGGAAAAGAAGAAGTTCGTTATGAAAAAGATTTCTCAATTTCAGAACAATTCCGTGGAATGGGAGAAGGACGCAAATTCTACATTCGTACATACGGCTGTCAAATGAATGAACATGATACGGAAGTAATGGCAGGGATTTTCTTAGCATTAGGCTATGAAGCAACAGATACAGTGGATGATGCCAATGTTATTCTTCTTAATACATGTGCGATTCGTGAAAATGCTGAAAATAAAGTATTTGGTGAATTAGGACATTTAAAGCATTTAAAAACAGAAAAACCAGACCTTTTAATAGGTGTTTGTGGTTGTATGTCCCAAGAAGAATCTGTAGTAAATAAGATTTTAAAAACATACACACAAGTAGACATGATTTTCGGTACGCATAACATTCACCGTTTACCAAATATTCTTCAAGAAGCATATATGTCGAAGGAAATGGTAGTGGAAGTTTGGTCAAAAGAAGGGGACGTTATCGAGAACCTTCCGAAAGTACGTAATGGAAAAATTAAAGCGTGGGTTAATATCATGTATGGCTGTGATAAGTTCTGTACCTACTGTATCGTTCCTTATACGCGCGGGAAAGAGCGTAGCCGCCGTCCAGAGGATATTATTCAAGAGGTGCGTCAATTAGCAGCACAAGGCTATAAAGAAATTACGCTACTCGGCCAAAACGTAAACGCATATGGAAAAGATTTTACAGATATCGATTTCCGTTTCGGTGATTTAATGGAGGAAATGCGCAAAATTGATATTCCCCGTGTTCGTTTTACAACAAGTCACCCACGTGATTTCGATGATCATTTAATCGAAGTGCTTGCTAAAGGCGGAAATCTAGTAGAACATATTCATTTACCAGTTCAATCTGGTTCATCTGATGTGTTGAAAATTATGGCGCGTAAATATACAAGAGAAAAGTATTTAGAATTAGTTCGCAAAATGAAAGCAGCTATTCCTAATTTAACGCTAACAACAGACATTATTGTTGGATATCCAAATGAAACAGATGAGCAATTCGAAGAAACATTATCTCTTTATAAAGAGGTTGGCTTTGAAGCGGCTTACACATTCATTTATTCTCCGCGCGAAGGTACACCGGCAGCGAAAATGAAAGATAATGTTCCAATGGAAGTGAAAAAGGAACGCTTGCAGCGATTAAATGCTTTAGTTAATGAGTATTCTGCTAATTCCATGAAGGGCTATCACGGCCAAATTGTGGAAGTCCTTGTAGAAGGGGAAAGCAAGAATAATCCAGAGGTACTTGCTGGTTATACACGCAAAAACAAGCTAGTAAACTTTGTTGGACCAAAATCAGCGATCGGCAAACTTGTTTCTGTGAAAATTACAGATGCAAAGACTTGGTCATTAAATGGAGAAATGATTGAAGTATTAGAAGCGGAAGCTGTTGAGGCAAACTAA
- a CDS encoding IS3 family transposase (programmed frameshift), which yields MKKKEKWTAEGKLFVVQLYESGKYSFAEVAKQMGIDRKSVSKWVKLYRTYGIEALIPRNSCAFYEPSFKLEVLKYREETGASYLTTAIRFNLSSPYTIQRWEEQYNLVGVKAFVSKKEGTSAMPKKGPVESDKMKELQAEIEQLRMENAYFKKVESLSSGQGKITKEDKVMAIYELRHKFPVIKLLMIAKLSRSTYYYLVKKKNLPDRDAKLRKEITSIFNEHYGRYGYRRVTQALHNRGLLVNHKKVQRIMKELGLKCMIRMKKYKSYKGGVGKTAPHILKRNFQATQPNKKWVTDITEFKLFGEKLYLSPILDLYNQEIITYTIGSRPTYSLVSQMIEQAFEHLPKNHEGLIMHSDQGWHYQMEPYQTALKKQNIIQSMSRKGNCYDNAVMENFFGIMKSEFFYQTEFENKKHFLEELEAYMYYYNTKRIKMKLNGLSPIDYRTQTMSA from the exons ATGAAGAAAAAGGAAAAATGGACAGCAGAAGGAAAGTTGTTTGTTGTTCAACTATATGAGAGTGGAAAATATTCTTTTGCTGAAGTAGCGAAACAGATGGGGATTGATCGAAAATCTGTTTCGAAGTGGGTAAAATTATACCGGACGTACGGAATAGAAGCTTTAATCCCTAGGAATAGTTGCGCTTTTTATGAGCCCTCGTTTAAACTAGAGGTACTAAAATATCGTGAAGAAACAGGGGCATCTTATCTTACGACAGCTATTCGCTTTAATCTTTCTTCTCCCTATACAATCCAGCGTTGGGAGGAGCAGTATAACCTGGTGGGAGTAAAAGCCTTTGTTTCCAAGAAAGAAGGAACATCTGCCATGCCAAAAAAAGGACCAGTTGAATCAGATAAAATGAAAGAACTTCAAGCAGAAATAGAACAATTACGTATGGAGAATGCCTATT TTAAAAAAGTTGAAAGCCTTAGTTCAGGACAAGGAAAAATCACCAAAGAAGATAAAGTAATGGCGATCTATGAGTTAAGGCATAAGTTTCCGGTGATTAAACTACTAATGATAGCTAAATTATCTCGTAGTACGTATTATTACTTGGTAAAGAAAAAAAATCTTCCAGACAGAGATGCCAAACTAAGAAAAGAAATTACCTCTATTTTTAATGAACATTATGGTCGTTATGGCTATCGTCGGGTAACACAGGCACTTCATAATAGAGGCCTTTTAGTCAATCACAAAAAAGTGCAGCGTATCATGAAAGAATTAGGACTAAAATGTATGATTCGCATGAAGAAATATAAGTCTTACAAAGGGGGAGTTGGAAAGACCGCGCCTCATATTCTTAAGCGTAACTTTCAGGCTACTCAACCCAATAAAAAATGGGTAACGGATATAACGGAGTTTAAATTATTTGGAGAAAAACTTTATTTATCTCCTATATTAGATCTATACAATCAAGAAATCATCACCTATACAATCGGCTCTAGACCGACCTATTCCTTAGTATCACAAATGATTGAACAGGCATTTGAACACTTGCCAAAGAATCACGAAGGGTTAATCATGCATTCGGATCAAGGGTGGCATTATCAAATGGAGCCCTATCAAACTGCCTTAAAAAAACAAAATATTATTCAGAGTATGTCTAGAAAAGGGAATTGTTATGACAACGCAGTGATGGAGAATTTTTTTGGAATCATGAAATCGGAATTCTTCTATCAAACAGAGTTTGAAAATAAAAAGCATTTCTTAGAAGAGTTAGAGGCTTACATGTATTATTACAATACGAAGCGAATTAAAATGAAATTAAATGGTCTGAGTCCAATTGACTATCGAACTCAGACCATGTCAGCCTAA
- the spoVS gene encoding stage V sporulation protein SpoVS, translating into MEILKVSAKSSPNSVAGALAGVLRERGGAEIQAIGAGALNQAVKAVAIARGFVAPSGVDLICIPAFTDIVIDGEERTAIKLIVEPR; encoded by the coding sequence ATGGAGATATTAAAGGTTTCAGCAAAGTCTAGTCCCAATTCTGTAGCTGGTGCGCTTGCAGGTGTTCTACGAGAAAGAGGTGGAGCAGAAATCCAGGCAATTGGTGCAGGTGCATTAAATCAAGCGGTTAAAGCAGTTGCTATCGCAAGAGGATTTGTAGCACCTAGCGGAGTGGATTTAATCTGTATCCCTGCCTTCACTGATATCGTTATTGACGGTGAAGAAAGAACAGCCATCAAGCTCATTGTGGAGCCTAGATAA
- a CDS encoding TIGR00282 family metallophosphoesterase produces the protein MHILFIGDVVGSMGRDMIKEYVPKLKDKYRPQLTIINGENAAGGKGITEKIYRSFLEIGAQAVTMGNHTWDNREIFEFIDNAKYLVRPANFPENNPGKGMVFVKINDIEVAVINLQGRTFMNPSDDPFIVIDRLVKEAKKRTDIIFVDFHGEATSEKQAMGWYLDGKVTAVVGTHTHVQTADNRILPNGTAFMADVGMTGPYDAILGMQKELVLNRFLTNLPTRFEPPKSGRAQLSGCLIEVDKKTGKAKKIERILINEDHPFYS, from the coding sequence ATGCATATTTTATTTATTGGAGATGTCGTAGGCTCTATGGGTCGAGACATGATTAAAGAGTACGTACCAAAGCTAAAGGATAAATACCGACCACAGTTAACAATTATCAATGGAGAGAATGCTGCTGGTGGGAAAGGAATAACAGAGAAGATTTATCGAAGCTTTTTGGAAATCGGAGCTCAGGCTGTAACAATGGGAAATCATACATGGGATAACCGCGAAATATTTGAGTTTATTGATAACGCGAAGTATTTAGTACGCCCTGCTAACTTTCCGGAAAACAATCCAGGAAAAGGGATGGTTTTTGTTAAAATAAATGATATCGAAGTAGCTGTTATCAATTTACAAGGGCGCACTTTTATGAATCCGAGTGACGATCCATTTATCGTAATTGATCGCTTAGTAAAGGAAGCGAAAAAGCGTACCGATATTATTTTCGTTGATTTTCACGGGGAAGCTACTAGTGAAAAGCAAGCAATGGGATGGTATTTAGATGGAAAGGTTACGGCAGTTGTTGGAACACATACACATGTGCAAACAGCTGATAATCGCATTCTTCCAAATGGAACTGCTTTTATGGCGGATGTTGGCATGACAGGACCATATGATGCCATACTTGGTATGCAAAAAGAATTAGTGCTAAATCGCTTTTTGACAAATCTGCCAACACGCTTTGAGCCACCCAAAAGCGGGAGAGCACAGCTTAGCGGGTGTTTGATTGAAGTGGATAAGAAGACTGGCAAGGCGAAGAAAATTGAGCGCATTTTAATTAATGAAGATCATCCTTTTTATTCGTAA
- a CDS encoding RicAFT regulatory complex protein RicA family protein, translating to MAKYTKEEIIERTEQLAKMIRDTEEVEFYQRAEQQINQNKKVNDRIAQIKKLQKQAVNLQHYGKIAALKETEAKIDALQKEIDELPIVSEFKESQEIVNDMLQMITKTIANTVETEILSAVEKKED from the coding sequence ATGGCTAAGTATACAAAAGAAGAAATTATTGAGCGAACAGAACAACTTGCCAAGATGATTCGCGATACCGAAGAAGTCGAGTTTTATCAGCGGGCAGAACAGCAAATCAATCAAAACAAAAAAGTGAATGACCGAATTGCTCAAATCAAAAAATTGCAAAAACAAGCAGTTAATCTTCAGCACTATGGGAAAATTGCTGCTTTAAAGGAAACAGAAGCAAAAATTGATGCCTTGCAAAAAGAAATCGATGAGCTTCCAATCGTCAGCGAATTTAAAGAATCACAAGAAATCGTGAACGACATGCTCCAGATGATAACAAAAACCATTGCAAACACTGTTGAAACGGAAATTCTTTCGGCTGTTGAGAAGAAAGAAGATTAA
- a CDS encoding outer spore coat protein CotE: MGEYREIITKAVVAKGRKFTKSNHTICPDNSPSSILGCWIINHTYEAEKVGKTVEICGYYDINVWYSYNDNTQTEVVTERVKYTDVIKLKYRDPDCLEDHDVIATVLQQPNCIEAVISPNGNKIIVHVEREFIVEVIGETKICVEVCTDECGKDDDAWFEDEVEDEEFEELNPDFLVGGEEE; the protein is encoded by the coding sequence ATGGGAGAATATAGAGAGATTATTACAAAGGCAGTCGTAGCGAAAGGACGTAAATTCACAAAATCCAATCATACGATCTGCCCAGACAACAGCCCTTCAAGCATCTTGGGCTGCTGGATTATCAACCATACGTATGAAGCAGAAAAGGTTGGTAAAACAGTAGAAATTTGCGGATACTATGACATTAACGTTTGGTATTCCTATAATGACAACACACAAACAGAAGTAGTTACAGAGCGTGTAAAATATACAGATGTCATTAAACTAAAATATCGCGATCCTGACTGCTTAGAAGACCACGATGTGATTGCAACTGTATTACAGCAACCAAACTGCATCGAAGCAGTAATTTCTCCAAATGGCAATAAAATTATTGTTCATGTAGAAAGAGAATTTATCGTAGAAGTTATCGGAGAAACAAAAATCTGTGTAGAAGTATGCACAGACGAATGTGGCAAAGATGACGATGCATGGTTTGAAGATGAAGTAGAAGACGAAGAATTTGAAGAATTAAATCCAGATTTTCTTGTAGGTGGAGAAGAAGAGTAA
- a CDS encoding dipeptidase, translating to MNYFDGHSDVLLKMFKDKTINFQNSEKLHITKEGLQKGGAKIQCFAIYIPESVHPDMKFEAALSMTTIFYEKILQLNPDLKFIRNQKDIEQLKEEEIGAILTLEGCDAIGADLLKLKTLLQLGVSAVGLTWNYANAVADGALEPRGAGLSLFGRETVKLLNQQDILVDVSHLSENSFWDVMELGDHPYASHSNAYNLCPHPRNLKDEQIKALIEADSVIGITFVPQFLSGSSAATITDVLRHLDYICSLGGEDHVGFGSDFDGISQTVKGLASTADYPNLINELTKYYTSSQVEKFLYTNMVKRFPK from the coding sequence TTGAATTACTTTGATGGGCATTCCGATGTTTTGTTAAAAATGTTTAAAGATAAAACAATTAATTTTCAGAATAGTGAAAAGCTTCATATTACGAAAGAAGGACTCCAAAAAGGTGGAGCTAAGATTCAATGCTTCGCCATCTATATTCCTGAATCCGTTCATCCTGATATGAAGTTTGAAGCAGCATTATCAATGACAACCATTTTTTACGAAAAAATCTTACAGCTTAACCCAGATTTAAAATTTATCCGTAATCAAAAGGATATCGAGCAATTGAAAGAAGAGGAAATTGGTGCGATTCTAACACTAGAGGGCTGCGATGCAATCGGTGCCGATTTATTGAAATTAAAGACATTACTTCAATTAGGCGTTTCAGCAGTCGGACTAACCTGGAACTATGCGAATGCTGTGGCAGATGGTGCATTAGAGCCAAGAGGTGCTGGTTTATCTTTATTTGGAAGAGAAACAGTGAAGCTTTTGAATCAACAAGATATATTAGTAGATGTTTCCCATTTATCGGAAAATTCCTTCTGGGATGTAATGGAGCTTGGTGATCATCCTTATGCATCTCACTCGAATGCCTATAATCTATGCCCACATCCTCGTAATCTAAAAGATGAACAAATTAAAGCGTTGATTGAAGCAGACAGTGTAATTGGAATTACTTTCGTACCGCAATTTTTAAGTGGATCGAGTGCAGCAACCATTACGGATGTATTACGCCATTTAGATTATATCTGTTCCCTTGGAGGGGAGGATCATGTTGGCTTTGGCTCTGACTTTGATGGAATCTCACAAACAGTCAAAGGGCTAGCTTCAACCGCAGATTATCCGAATCTAATCAACGAGCTAACGAAATATTATACTAGTAGTCAAGTAGAGAAGTTTTTATATACAAATATGGTAAAAAGATTTCCGAAATAA
- the mutS gene encoding DNA mismatch repair protein MutS has product MTTYTPMIQQYLQVKADYQDAFLFFRLGDFYEMFFDDAIKASQELEITLISREGGGAERIPMCGVPHHSAPNYIEQLVERGYKVAICEQTEDPKQAKGVVKREVVQLITPGTMMEGKNLSDKENNYIATISLFADNKFGFAYSDLSTGESKATILTGIDSLLNELSLSGAKEVVVSDDFSKEYLKRLQERGTLTLSIENDTDEKGMHASLLQGINEQQLKNTVSRLFNYLYRTQKRSLDHLQPVSIYVIDQFMKIDYFSKRNLELTETIRSKGKKGSLLWLLDETKTAMGGRLLKQWIDRPLLNKDEIEYRQNLVETMIGHYFERQDLREKLKEVYDLERLAGRVAFGNVNARDLVQLKKSLQQVPIIQQIVASFGSKEASSLADKLDPCEDITDLLERAIVENPPLSIKEGNIILDGYHAELDSYRDASRNGKTWIAQLEREEREKTGIKSLKIGYNRVFGYYIEVTRANVHLLQEGQYERKQTLANAERYITPELKEKESLILQAEEKMVELEYDIFTTIRETIKEYIPRLQKLAKTVSALDVLQCFATVSEDRRYVKPQFSTDRNLSIKNGRHPVVEKVMNAQSYVANDCTMHKERELLLITGPNMSGKSTYMRQIALTSILAQIGCYVPADEAVLPLFDQVFTRIGAADDLISGQSTFMVEMLEARNALLHATNNSLILFDEIGRGTSTYDGMALAQAIIEYIHHEVGAKTLFSTHYHELTVLADELPSLSNVHVSAMEQNGKVVFLHKIKEGAADKSYGIHVAQLAELPEALIERAQELLTSLEQKDQFAGEVAVAAIEKPVLKAAIVEEEAQLSFFGTEEEKKPQKAISTKEKQIVSKLKEIDILEMTPMQALNTLYELHKKVRNDG; this is encoded by the coding sequence ATGACAACATATACGCCAATGATACAACAATACTTACAGGTAAAGGCAGATTATCAGGATGCCTTTTTATTTTTTCGTTTAGGAGACTTTTATGAGATGTTCTTTGATGATGCGATTAAAGCATCACAAGAGCTTGAAATTACGTTAATAAGCAGAGAAGGGGGCGGAGCGGAGCGAATTCCAATGTGCGGAGTTCCCCATCATTCTGCACCCAACTATATTGAACAGCTTGTTGAGCGCGGCTACAAGGTGGCAATCTGTGAACAAACCGAAGACCCAAAGCAAGCAAAGGGTGTCGTAAAAAGAGAAGTCGTACAGCTAATCACACCTGGTACGATGATGGAAGGGAAAAATCTTTCCGATAAAGAAAACAATTATATTGCAACCATCTCTTTATTTGCAGATAATAAATTCGGCTTTGCCTATAGCGATTTATCAACTGGGGAAAGCAAGGCGACGATTTTAACTGGAATCGATTCATTATTGAATGAATTATCGCTATCGGGAGCAAAAGAAGTGGTTGTTTCAGATGACTTTTCGAAAGAATATCTGAAAAGATTACAGGAGCGTGGCACATTAACACTTTCAATTGAAAATGATACCGATGAAAAAGGCATGCATGCCTCTTTATTACAAGGAATCAATGAACAACAGCTGAAAAATACCGTTTCCCGTTTGTTCAATTACTTATATCGTACACAAAAACGAAGCCTGGATCACTTACAGCCAGTTTCTATTTATGTAATCGATCAATTTATGAAAATTGATTATTTTTCGAAACGAAATTTAGAATTAACAGAAACGATTCGTTCAAAAGGGAAAAAAGGTTCACTGTTATGGCTCTTGGATGAAACGAAAACAGCGATGGGCGGCAGACTGCTGAAACAATGGATTGATCGTCCGCTATTAAATAAGGATGAGATTGAATATCGTCAAAATTTAGTAGAAACGATGATTGGCCATTATTTTGAACGCCAGGATTTACGGGAAAAATTAAAGGAAGTCTATGATTTAGAACGCTTGGCAGGTCGCGTTGCTTTCGGAAATGTGAATGCAAGAGATCTTGTTCAGCTAAAAAAATCATTGCAGCAAGTGCCAATCATCCAGCAAATTGTTGCATCGTTCGGCTCAAAAGAAGCAAGCAGCCTTGCAGATAAACTGGACCCATGTGAAGATATTACCGATTTATTAGAACGGGCAATTGTGGAAAATCCGCCCCTTTCGATTAAAGAAGGAAATATCATTTTAGATGGCTATCATGCTGAATTAGATAGTTACCGTGATGCGAGTCGAAACGGTAAGACGTGGATTGCCCAGCTGGAAAGAGAAGAGCGGGAAAAAACAGGCATTAAATCACTGAAAATCGGCTATAACCGTGTATTTGGCTACTATATTGAAGTGACGCGTGCCAATGTGCACCTTTTACAAGAAGGACAATATGAGCGCAAACAAACACTTGCCAATGCTGAACGCTATATTACGCCGGAATTAAAGGAAAAAGAGAGTCTAATCTTACAAGCGGAAGAAAAAATGGTGGAGCTGGAATATGACATTTTCACAACTATCCGCGAAACGATTAAAGAATATATTCCACGCTTGCAAAAGCTAGCTAAAACAGTAAGTGCACTAGACGTATTGCAATGCTTTGCAACTGTCAGTGAGGATCGTCGCTATGTGAAACCGCAATTTTCAACGGATCGCAACCTTTCTATTAAAAATGGTCGCCATCCAGTAGTAGAAAAGGTGATGAACGCACAGAGCTATGTAGCAAATGATTGTACCATGCATAAAGAACGGGAATTGCTGTTAATTACAGGTCCGAATATGTCTGGTAAAAGTACGTATATGCGCCAGATTGCTTTAACAAGTATATTAGCGCAAATTGGTTGTTACGTCCCAGCAGACGAAGCAGTATTGCCACTATTTGATCAAGTATTTACAAGAATCGGTGCGGCAGATGACCTTATCTCTGGACAAAGTACGTTTATGGTTGAAATGCTAGAAGCGAGAAATGCCCTTTTACATGCGACAAATAATAGTTTAATTCTATTCGATGAAATAGGCCGAGGCACAAGCACCTATGATGGAATGGCGTTAGCACAAGCAATTATTGAATATATCCATCACGAAGTCGGAGCAAAGACATTATTCTCGACTCACTATCATGAGCTAACCGTGCTTGCGGACGAGCTTCCGTCATTAAGCAATGTTCATGTAAGTGCAATGGAGCAAAATGGCAAAGTTGTCTTCCTTCATAAGATAAAAGAAGGAGCAGCAGATAAAAGCTATGGTATTCATGTTGCACAGCTTGCAGAATTACCAGAGGCATTGATTGAACGAGCACAAGAGCTGTTAACAAGCCTAGAGCAAAAAGATCAATTTGCTGGAGAGGTAGCAGTGGCTGCAATCGAAAAGCCTGTTTTGAAAGCAGCGATAGTCGAGGAAGAGGCACAATTATCTTTCTTTGGTACAGAAGAAGAGAAAAAGCCGCAAAAAGCGATTTCTACCAAGGAAAAGCAAATTGTATCGAAGCTTAAAGAAATAGATATTCTAGAAATGACGCCAATGCAGGCATTGAATACATTGTATGAGCTTCATAAGAAAGTTCGGAATGATGGATGA